One Silene latifolia isolate original U9 population chromosome 4, ASM4854445v1, whole genome shotgun sequence DNA segment encodes these proteins:
- the LOC141652099 gene encoding uncharacterized protein LOC141652099 isoform X1 has product MNDEASTTNVTNLSSAMGDGVSKGIGTSMEIVAFNQVSMSLERQRDEKYPCQESVVDEYFLVDETIDLASPTVSETSKGINTSMEIVLLESISTNPEKQHKVIAPHKGANNSFSCVEAEQSELIGRVFDSEDDAYEAYLRYSFVKCFGVRHSTMRRATNGDIIGKEFCCCKQGTKSDKGIVGKIYKVGWED; this is encoded by the exons ATGAATGATGAAGCTTCTACAACGAATGTTACAAATTTATCATCAGCAATGGGCGATGGAGTTTCTAAGGGAATTGGAACGTCAATGGAAATTGTTGCATTTAATCAAGTATCAATGAGTTTGGAAAGACAACGAGATGAAAAATATCCTTGTCAAG AATCAGTTGTGGACGAATATTTTTTGGTAGATGAAACAATAGATTTAGCATCACCAACGGTCAGCGAGACTTCTAAGGGAATTAATACGTCAATGGAAATCGTATTGTTGGAGTCGATATCAACGAATCCAGAGAAACAACATAAAGTTATAGCTCCTCATAAAG GTGCGAACAATTCTTTTTCTTGTGTTGAAGCTGAACAATCGGAGTTGATTGGACGTGTATTTGATTCAGAGGATGATGCTTACGAAGCTTATCTTAGATAttcgtttgttaagtgttttggTGTTAGACATTCTACCATGAGGAGAGCTACCAATGGTGATATTATTGGGAAAGAATTCTGTTGTTGCAAACAAGGTACTAAGTCTGATAAGGGAATCGTGGGTAAAATATACAAAGTTGGATGGGAGGATTAA
- the LOC141652099 gene encoding uncharacterized protein LOC141652099 isoform X3: MNDEASTTNVTNLSSAMGDGVSKGIGTSMEIVAFNQVSMSLERQRDEKYPCQDETIDLASPTVSETSKGINTSMEIVLLESISTNPEKQHKVIAPHKAEQSELIGRVFDSEDDAYEAYLRYSFVKCFGVRHSTMRRATNGDIIGKEFCCCKQGTKSDKGIVGKIYKVGWED, from the exons ATGAATGATGAAGCTTCTACAACGAATGTTACAAATTTATCATCAGCAATGGGCGATGGAGTTTCTAAGGGAATTGGAACGTCAATGGAAATTGTTGCATTTAATCAAGTATCAATGAGTTTGGAAAGACAACGAGATGAAAAATATCCTTGTCAAG ATGAAACAATAGATTTAGCATCACCAACGGTCAGCGAGACTTCTAAGGGAATTAATACGTCAATGGAAATCGTATTGTTGGAGTCGATATCAACGAATCCAGAGAAACAACATAAAGTTATAGCTCCTCATAAAG CTGAACAATCGGAGTTGATTGGACGTGTATTTGATTCAGAGGATGATGCTTACGAAGCTTATCTTAGATAttcgtttgttaagtgttttggTGTTAGACATTCTACCATGAGGAGAGCTACCAATGGTGATATTATTGGGAAAGAATTCTGTTGTTGCAAACAAGGTACTAAGTCTGATAAGGGAATCGTGGGTAAAATATACAAAGTTGGATGGGAGGATTAA
- the LOC141652099 gene encoding uncharacterized protein LOC141652099 isoform X2, whose protein sequence is MNDEASTTNVTNLSSAMGDGVSKGIGTSMEIVAFNQVSMSLERQRDEKYPCQDETIDLASPTVSETSKGINTSMEIVLLESISTNPEKQHKVIAPHKGANNSFSCVEAEQSELIGRVFDSEDDAYEAYLRYSFVKCFGVRHSTMRRATNGDIIGKEFCCCKQGTKSDKGIVGKIYKVGWED, encoded by the exons ATGAATGATGAAGCTTCTACAACGAATGTTACAAATTTATCATCAGCAATGGGCGATGGAGTTTCTAAGGGAATTGGAACGTCAATGGAAATTGTTGCATTTAATCAAGTATCAATGAGTTTGGAAAGACAACGAGATGAAAAATATCCTTGTCAAG ATGAAACAATAGATTTAGCATCACCAACGGTCAGCGAGACTTCTAAGGGAATTAATACGTCAATGGAAATCGTATTGTTGGAGTCGATATCAACGAATCCAGAGAAACAACATAAAGTTATAGCTCCTCATAAAG GTGCGAACAATTCTTTTTCTTGTGTTGAAGCTGAACAATCGGAGTTGATTGGACGTGTATTTGATTCAGAGGATGATGCTTACGAAGCTTATCTTAGATAttcgtttgttaagtgttttggTGTTAGACATTCTACCATGAGGAGAGCTACCAATGGTGATATTATTGGGAAAGAATTCTGTTGTTGCAAACAAGGTACTAAGTCTGATAAGGGAATCGTGGGTAAAATATACAAAGTTGGATGGGAGGATTAA